A window of Rufibacter sp. LB8 contains these coding sequences:
- a CDS encoding DUF72 domain-containing protein — protein MDFGYLPDVSQVDFTLPLDHPATARVLAQAQRPTKPSLYLGCPTWTNKPWVGTYYPAGAQDAQLLYWYSRQFNTLEMNTTYYRIPDATAINRWRQAVPPGFVFCPKLPQVISHDQLLHHVGEPTQQFCEAILGLGPSLGMAFLQLPPFFGPDDWPVLDEYLANFPKEVPLAVEFRHENWFKESDVTQLAFQTLEERNISTVLTDVAGRRDVLHMRLTTPVAMIRFNGHGLVPSDHERLNAWAQRIQQWLDQGLHTLYFFMHQKDIMHAPPALVHFVKELETRTGLTLAKPEKVQQFVQGSLF, from the coding sequence ATGGATTTCGGATACCTCCCAGACGTTAGCCAGGTTGATTTCACCTTGCCTCTGGACCACCCTGCCACGGCCCGGGTGTTGGCCCAGGCCCAGCGCCCTACCAAACCCAGCCTGTACCTAGGTTGCCCTACCTGGACCAACAAACCCTGGGTGGGCACCTATTATCCGGCCGGGGCGCAAGACGCGCAGCTACTGTATTGGTACTCAAGGCAATTCAACACGCTTGAGATGAACACCACCTATTACAGAATCCCAGACGCCACCGCCATTAACCGCTGGCGACAGGCCGTGCCGCCGGGTTTTGTGTTCTGCCCTAAGCTTCCGCAGGTGATTAGTCATGACCAGTTGCTGCACCACGTGGGCGAGCCTACCCAACAATTCTGCGAAGCAATTTTAGGCTTGGGCCCGAGTCTGGGAATGGCATTTCTGCAACTTCCACCGTTCTTTGGGCCCGATGACTGGCCAGTGCTGGACGAATACCTGGCTAATTTCCCAAAAGAAGTGCCGCTGGCGGTGGAGTTCAGGCATGAAAACTGGTTCAAGGAATCTGACGTGACCCAACTGGCCTTCCAGACGCTGGAGGAACGCAACATCAGCACCGTACTCACAGACGTAGCCGGCCGAAGAGACGTGCTGCACATGCGCCTGACCACGCCCGTGGCCATGATCAGGTTCAACGGCCACGGGTTGGTGCCCTCAGACCATGAACGCCTGAACGCCTGGGCCCAGCGCATTCAGCAATGGCTGGACCAAGGTCTGCACACGCTTTACTTTTTCATGCACCAGAAAGACATCATGCACGCGCCGCCGGCCTTGGTGCACTTTGTGAAAGAACTGGAAACGCGCACCGGCCTTACGCTTGCCAAACCAGAGAAAGTGCAGCAGTTTGTGCAGGGCAGCTTGTTTTAA
- the lipB gene encoding lipoyl(octanoyl) transferase LipB produces MGAFTLALYAIFVPLNKHIQLENLGLVDYQQAWNYQEQLLKDVLAVKSANRDLPEAERQLTPNYLLLCQHPHVYTLGKSGHPEHLLLNEQELAQKEATFYKINRGGDITYHGPGQLVAYPILDLENFFTDIHKYLRLLEEAVILTLADYGLHAGRIDGLTGVWLDFEEQRNPRKICAMGVKCSRWVTMHGLALNVNTDLGYFGHIVPCGITDKAVTSMQMELGQAVSIPAVEERLVAHLGSLFAAQIAEHTHEERH; encoded by the coding sequence ATGGGCGCCTTTACGTTAGCACTTTACGCCATCTTTGTGCCCCTGAACAAACACATACAGCTTGAGAACCTGGGTCTGGTAGATTACCAGCAGGCCTGGAATTACCAGGAGCAGCTGCTGAAAGACGTGCTGGCCGTGAAATCGGCTAACCGGGATTTGCCCGAGGCAGAGCGCCAGTTAACTCCCAATTACCTGTTGCTGTGCCAGCATCCGCATGTGTACACCTTGGGCAAAAGCGGGCACCCGGAGCATTTGTTGCTCAATGAACAGGAGTTGGCCCAGAAAGAGGCTACCTTTTACAAAATAAACCGGGGCGGCGATATCACGTACCATGGTCCGGGGCAGTTGGTGGCCTACCCTATCCTTGATTTAGAGAATTTTTTCACAGATATTCATAAGTACCTGAGGCTGTTGGAGGAGGCGGTTATCCTCACCCTGGCAGATTATGGCCTGCACGCGGGCCGCATTGACGGGTTAACCGGGGTGTGGCTTGATTTTGAGGAGCAGCGCAACCCGCGCAAGATCTGTGCCATGGGCGTGAAGTGCAGCCGCTGGGTGACCATGCACGGCCTGGCGCTCAACGTGAACACAGACCTGGGTTATTTTGGGCATATTGTGCCTTGCGGCATCACAGACAAAGCTGTCACGTCCATGCAGATGGAACTGGGGCAAGCTGTTTCTATACCAGCGGTAGAAGAGAGATTGGTAGCCCACTTAGGGAGCCTCTTCGCCGCGCAAATTGCTGAACACACGCATGAAGAAAGACATTGA
- a CDS encoding septal ring lytic transglycosylase RlpA family protein, whose protein sequence is MGIQKIYYAVAVLFISFFSFLPAASAQEVGDEQNGVASWYGSKYHGRRTSSGEVYNRHKLTAAHNGLPLGTKVKVTNLTNGESVVVKINDRGPFRGARIIDLSEAAAKKIKYRSAGLADVKVEVLELPEAFLAARAKTRKPVTDVPEEAVLAAATPAAPVAEPAVKAESPVPAAPTAPAALQEQLYVIQAGSFGSKENAESQIEKLRRIYQKMPIARREETVNGKTVHRIMAGRFNSKAEADKARKELQSKGFQGLVKEMAEPTVIASAN, encoded by the coding sequence ATGGGGATACAGAAAATTTACTATGCAGTTGCCGTTCTTTTTATTTCTTTCTTCAGCTTTCTCCCTGCTGCTTCTGCGCAAGAAGTAGGCGACGAGCAAAACGGGGTAGCTTCATGGTATGGTTCAAAATACCACGGCCGCCGCACCAGCAGCGGCGAAGTTTATAACCGCCACAAACTCACAGCCGCCCACAACGGCCTTCCGCTTGGCACTAAAGTAAAAGTCACCAACCTCACCAACGGCGAGAGCGTGGTAGTGAAGATTAACGACCGCGGCCCGTTCAGAGGCGCCCGCATCATTGACCTCTCAGAAGCCGCCGCCAAAAAAATCAAATACCGCAGCGCTGGCCTCGCAGATGTGAAGGTGGAAGTGCTGGAATTGCCAGAGGCTTTCCTGGCCGCCCGCGCCAAAACCAGAAAACCAGTCACTGACGTACCAGAAGAAGCAGTTTTGGCCGCTGCCACTCCGGCTGCCCCAGTAGCTGAGCCAGCCGTAAAAGCAGAAAGCCCAGTGCCCGCCGCACCCACCGCGCCGGCCGCTTTACAAGAGCAGTTGTATGTGATTCAGGCCGGTTCCTTTGGGAGCAAGGAGAACGCAGAGTCGCAGATTGAGAAACTCCGCAGAATCTACCAGAAAATGCCCATTGCCCGCCGCGAGGAAACTGTGAACGGCAAAACGGTGCACCGCATTATGGCGGGTAGGTTCAACAGCAAAGCAGAGGCCGACAAAGCCCGGAAAGAGCTGCAGAGCAAAGGCTTCCAGGGCTTGGTGAAAGAAATGGCCGAGCCTACCGTAATCGCCAGCGCCAACTAA
- a CDS encoding tetratricopeptide repeat protein, with amino-acid sequence MNLSHLFRNACLVLALLSPSLLSAQATTPVLRAPHDTVQIDLKGATFKFTFKVSETSRERLVRIGPANRTKTMHVRTGQDSAAFQYQNKAHERFKVTNGQDTIDLVFSYFTPAPHVELNKKASAEYANKNYQASVDLYRQSMAATPKGQHARTTLYNMACGYALMGKKKEALQALQQAVAVGYKDVDHLKKDDDLRTLREEKKYHHLVKQLEKQKALLSDPMKAQLVTTDVHNFWKAYDMAAKNPAQKEQIFEKEYFGKASLGLEDYYQNRIGSVEQFLSNLHNKTDFFKAIRKNTLAVDTMKAGIYASFRKMKELYPAASFPNVYFVIGRYTSAGTASENGLLIGIDQYSRTADVPMHEMNLWERNNYDYVQNVPVLIAHELIHFIQVQRNDTTLLSNALAEGMADFIGELISGQNINQRIHAFANPREKQIWQEFEKEMYLDRSHNWLGNGSQERPDRPADLGYYMGYKICEAFYQKATDKKQAIKDILEITDARAFFEKSGYAQKFAQASN; translated from the coding sequence ATGAACTTATCACATCTCTTCCGGAATGCCTGCCTGGTCCTGGCCTTATTGTCACCGTCCCTTCTTTCGGCGCAAGCCACCACCCCAGTTTTGCGCGCGCCGCATGACACCGTGCAGATTGACCTCAAAGGCGCCACGTTCAAATTCACCTTTAAAGTAAGCGAAACCAGCAGAGAGCGCCTGGTGCGCATTGGCCCGGCCAACCGAACTAAGACCATGCACGTTCGCACCGGCCAAGACAGTGCTGCGTTCCAGTACCAGAACAAAGCGCATGAACGGTTCAAGGTGACCAACGGCCAAGATACCATTGACCTGGTGTTCTCGTATTTCACGCCGGCCCCGCACGTGGAACTCAACAAAAAAGCTAGCGCCGAATACGCCAACAAGAATTACCAGGCCTCGGTAGATTTGTACAGGCAATCTATGGCCGCCACGCCCAAAGGTCAACACGCACGCACCACTCTATATAATATGGCCTGTGGCTACGCGCTTATGGGCAAGAAAAAAGAAGCGCTGCAAGCCTTGCAACAAGCCGTGGCCGTGGGCTACAAAGACGTGGACCATCTCAAGAAAGACGATGACCTGCGCACCCTGCGCGAAGAGAAAAAATACCACCATTTGGTCAAGCAACTGGAAAAGCAGAAGGCCTTGCTCAGTGACCCCATGAAAGCCCAACTGGTGACCACAGACGTACACAACTTCTGGAAAGCCTATGACATGGCCGCTAAAAACCCCGCCCAGAAAGAACAGATTTTTGAGAAAGAATACTTCGGGAAGGCGTCTTTGGGTTTGGAGGATTATTACCAGAACAGAATTGGGTCTGTGGAACAGTTCCTGAGCAACCTGCACAACAAAACCGACTTTTTTAAAGCCATCCGGAAGAATACCCTGGCCGTGGACACCATGAAGGCAGGCATTTACGCCAGCTTTAGAAAAATGAAGGAGTTGTACCCAGCCGCTTCGTTCCCTAACGTGTATTTTGTGATTGGGCGCTACACCTCGGCGGGCACGGCCTCTGAGAACGGACTTTTGATTGGCATTGACCAATATTCCCGCACTGCAGACGTGCCCATGCATGAAATGAACCTCTGGGAGCGCAACAATTATGATTACGTGCAGAACGTGCCGGTGCTCATAGCCCATGAACTCATCCATTTCATACAAGTACAGCGCAACGATACCACGCTGCTTTCCAACGCACTGGCAGAAGGCATGGCCGATTTCATAGGCGAACTCATCTCTGGGCAGAACATCAACCAACGCATCCACGCCTTCGCGAACCCAAGAGAGAAACAGATCTGGCAGGAATTTGAGAAGGAAATGTATTTAGACCGAAGCCACAATTGGTTAGGCAACGGCAGCCAGGAACGCCCAGACCGCCCCGCCGATTTAGGCTACTACATGGGCTACAAAATCTGCGAAGCCTTTTACCAGAAAGCCACAGACAAGAAGCAAGCCATCAAAGACATTCTGGAAATCACAGACGCCAGAGCCTTCTTCGAGAAAAGCGGCTACGCCCAGAAGTTCGCGCAAGCCAGCAACTAA
- a CDS encoding YraN family protein: protein MTHNRHLGQQGEAAAEAFLQRQGFEILDRNYRYRRAEVDLIAKKDKLLILVEVKTRSTHAFGFPEEAVSARKEEMLHLAAEHYLEKINWQHEVRFDVISILWRNHQPEILHIEDAFH, encoded by the coding sequence ATGACGCATAACCGCCACCTGGGCCAACAGGGCGAAGCCGCCGCCGAAGCATTCCTGCAACGCCAAGGCTTCGAGATTCTGGACCGCAACTACCGGTACCGCCGCGCCGAGGTGGATTTGATCGCCAAAAAAGACAAGCTGCTCATTCTGGTGGAAGTGAAAACCAGGAGCACGCACGCGTTCGGGTTTCCGGAGGAGGCGGTGTCTGCGCGCAAAGAGGAGATGCTGCACCTGGCCGCCGAACACTACCTGGAGAAAATCAACTGGCAACATGAGGTCAGGTTTGACGTGATCTCCATTCTCTGGCGAAACCACCAACCGGAGATTCTGCACATTGAAGACGCCTTCCATTAA
- a CDS encoding toxin-antitoxin system YwqK family antitoxin, whose product MGFKKAWASLPLVLGLALCLGSAPAAQAQIIGKEKKKLFFWQKDKAAVLDPADTAAVVVDSLSIPSLEVAAKDSLTEKEKKKSKKKKAYFGYRVKKGFAKQGRGNSLVIETFHYLREYKEPNPYVQDKHYYDIKKRRVFKAKTLDPKKTPMFILHGPYTKKRNDIVIEQGYFYMGAKHLRWETFRPDSTLIQRIHYDKGFLRDAEISYYDAARTKIKEVIPYQYGEVQGEYLKFYENGQVEWQGLYDKGRKVGTWINFYDFRGRRQFEFQYAESGFDPPKEPVLVKQYDRHGALVFEKKDK is encoded by the coding sequence ATGGGTTTTAAGAAAGCGTGGGCAAGTTTGCCGCTGGTGCTGGGCCTGGCGCTCTGCCTGGGAAGTGCCCCGGCGGCGCAGGCGCAGATTATTGGCAAAGAGAAAAAGAAACTGTTCTTCTGGCAGAAAGACAAGGCCGCGGTGCTGGACCCCGCAGACACCGCCGCGGTGGTGGTAGATTCCCTGTCAATTCCTTCCCTGGAAGTGGCCGCCAAAGACAGCCTCACCGAGAAAGAGAAGAAAAAGTCCAAGAAGAAGAAAGCCTATTTTGGGTACCGCGTCAAGAAAGGTTTTGCCAAGCAGGGCCGCGGCAACAGCCTGGTCATAGAGACGTTCCATTACCTGCGCGAATACAAGGAGCCCAACCCCTACGTGCAGGACAAACATTACTATGATATAAAGAAGCGCCGCGTTTTCAAGGCCAAAACCCTGGACCCCAAGAAAACGCCCATGTTCATCTTGCACGGCCCCTACACCAAAAAGCGGAACGATATAGTTATTGAGCAAGGCTATTTCTACATGGGCGCCAAGCACCTGCGCTGGGAAACCTTCCGGCCAGACAGCACGCTCATTCAGCGCATTCACTATGACAAAGGCTTTTTGCGTGACGCCGAAATCTCCTATTATGACGCCGCCAGGACCAAAATCAAGGAAGTAATCCCCTACCAATACGGTGAGGTGCAGGGCGAATACCTCAAATTCTACGAGAACGGCCAGGTGGAATGGCAGGGCCTATATGACAAAGGCCGAAAAGTAGGCACCTGGATTAATTTCTATGATTTCAGGGGCCGCCGGCAGTTTGAGTTCCAATACGCCGAGTCAGGCTTTGACCCGCCCAAAGAACCTGTGCTGGTAAAACAGTATGACCGCCACGGCGCGCTGGTCTTCGAGAAAAAAGACAAGTAA